The Quercus lobata isolate SW786 chromosome 9, ValleyOak3.0 Primary Assembly, whole genome shotgun sequence region CGGTCGAGCTGGCCAGCTAGAGGAGGCAATGGGAGTGATTAAGACTATGCCTTTCAGGCCAGATGCTTTGATATATAAAACATTATTGAGTGCCTCCAAATTACATGGGAATGTACCTCTTGGGGAAGATATGGCAAGACAAGGTATCGATCTTGACCCATCTGATCCAGCTTTCTACATACTCCTTGCAAACTTATATGATAGATCAGGCCGGTCAGACTTGAGTGAGAAAGCTCGTGGGCTGATGAGAGAAAGAGGTTTGACGAAAAATCCTTGTCAAAGTTGGATGGAGATAAGAAACCAGATTCATCATTTCACTGCAGAAGATAGATCACATCCACAGATAAATCAGATTCATGAGAAAATAGAATCACTTATGACTGAGTTTAAGTATCGGGGATATTTATATCGAGACAATAGAGATAAATCTTATCATAGTGAGAAGCTAGCTGTTGCGTTTGGTCTTCTTAGTACACCATCAAAGGCTCCAATACTTATAATCAAGGACATGCGTATTTGCATGGATTGCCATTATTTTGTAATGCTCGTAACTGAATTGGTTGATAGGGAAATAATTTTAAGGGAAGGGAACCGAGTCCATTCCTTTAAGAAGGGTAACTGTTCATGCAGAGGCTACTAATAGTTATGATTAGAGGAAGAAAAGTTTCACAACTCTCTTTTGTATGTTGTGATCATGAATTTCTTTGAGGTTAAGATTAAGGTTCTGCAGGGAAAGATGCCACAGTTTTACTTGCTTTTGCCAGTAGGACTACTTGGTGACGAGCTTGTCATTCATTCCTGACATTTTACCCCTGCTTATGACATTCTGCTGAGGACGCTTGAGCCTGATTATCACATTTTGTTGAAAGTGGTTAGCGTTTCAGTTGGTGAAAGAAATGGATATGAAGAGACCAAAAGACTTGAAACACATTAAACAGATGGACCTGTTGCATTTTATATCACAGCCATCACAGAGAACCCAATTTATTAGCTATTGGCAGTAGTGAATTTTTGGAAAGATTAGTAGGAAGCTGAACTTAATGAGATTACTCATGGTGCACTTTGCAAAAGCCAACAGGACATAACGCCATGGCCGTTTTCAAACTAACTTGTGATTGGAATGCACTTCTGTGAGGATTGATCAATGTACTCACCCAACCAAAAAAGGGTCATTGTATCCAGAGGCTACTGCCAATTCAGACTTGTCACACAGCAGTGCCCACCAAAGTCTTGAAATCTATTCCGTACCGACTGAATGGCTTAAATCGGTGCGTAAACCAGTACagccaatcttttttttttccatcttcgTCAAATTTTCTAAGTGTGGTATTTCTTTTGCATCCTTTTTGATGTTACAAACCTTTTATGAATTTATATTGGTTAATGATTGAACATGATCTATgaattcttataaaattatcaatttatatttataaataattgtgTGTATACATCTATGAATTATTCCATTTCAGTAGTCAAATCGAAATCATCcccaaaacaatatataaaacattGGTAGTATCTAGCATATAGCCCATCtgattctcttctctctttttttctccttttcttcgAGGGATTTTGCAGACTAGCATAGTAAGGGAggaaaaaatagtaagttaaTACATGTTTTAAAGGATTCAacaaactagcatctcgagttttagaaactcgagttgTATATAAAACTTGAGTCTCATAGACTCGCTTTATAGTTGCTGACTTGACAGGAAAATGCCatatagatctcgagtctttgagactcgagttctaccaaatcaaaatcaagtcttagagactcgattttctaagtgaaaaatagagaacgacaAAGAAGAAACCCAACAGAACGTTGAAGGTctagcaaaacaaaaagaagaaacccacatgaaatttttttcaaaaaccaaaaaaaacaagaaaagcatctcccaaaaaagaaaacccaaccTTAACAATGAAGAAACCTAGAACGTTGAAGGTCcagcaaaacaaaaagaagaaacccacatgaaatttttttcaaaaaccaaaaaaaataagaaaagcatctcccaaaaaagaaaacccaaccTTAACAATGAAGATAACAATGAAGAAACCCAGAACGAAGAAAGATTTGATGACAGGAAGAACAATCTGAAGACAAAGGAGGAATGATCTAACGACGAAGAACAGAGACGAAGAACTAAGGAAGAAACCCAGAACGAAGAACGATTTGACGACAAAGGAGGAACGATCTAACGACGATTGAACGTTAAGTGGGCGATTGAACGCTGGGTCTGACTTAGAAGTACGCGAGgaagaagaataaaatagtgaaactcgagtcttaaaagtaaaactcgagtcttagaaactcgagttccatgtggaTTTTTCCTCCACAAAAGCTTCCACCAcctacaaatcgagacttaaaaactcgagttttatcttgaaactcgagttttagacactcgagatgctagtttctaacattgttttgaaacataacaactaactaaattttttgatatttaatgttatttggaaaaaaaattcccttttcttcttttgcttttatTGCTCTTCTTTTTACTTACTGCATTTGGTAAGGCTGGCAAGTTGGACACCAAAACAAATCCTTCAATCAAATCTTACCATATGCTAAGCAACTGAAATGCAaacatatttcattttttatttgcatTAAGGCCAACATGACATTGGTGGAACGAATAAACAATGGTCTGTTAACCATCCTTTTCATTCCCAAGGATTAAGCAAAATTTACTTTCAACCGCTTTCCACTTTCAAGCATCAACAAATCTTGCACATCTCTTGCCCCATTCTGAGAAGGCATGCATATGATCATTGATGGAAAACCACCTTTTGACCTAGCTGCGTGTTCCAATTTATAAAAGCCACACACACAATACTTTAACATAACTAGTTTTATTTCCACAGATGCAAGAACGATGAGAGAAATAACAGATGCTCTTATACTTCAATTCAAGTACAGATTATTAGGATACAAAACCTTTGTACCATAAATTAACTCTATTCAATCTAACAAACAGTTCCACTCTATGAGCACAGAATCAGGAAAACACAGAAAAAGACAGATGCAGCTCTGGAATCCAAATTCACCAAAACACATGCCAGCAGCATATCACTCCTTTAACTTCGCATCACCGGAGGTGACGGCAGCTTTTGGTTGTGAAGTAACAGCATCAAGCGTCTTGTAGAACTCCTCTGGAAGAGGACCAGGTCGGTGCAGAGGGACATGCTTAGGAACTGGAGCATTATTCTCGATGATCTCACATTCATAGTCATCAGGAACACCCCATGGATCCCACTCTGCAATCCAACACAAAGCAGAAAATAAATCATTACAAATTAAATCTAATCGCTCATCATGAATAACAAATGCAAATTAGAGGCAATTGGCtcaatcattttaagaaaaggttaatcaaatatttttataaataaactcACAAATAAGTTGGCTCCAATAGGACACTTGACAAGCATGGCTAAAGTACCCTTAGATGGTCTAATTTGACTAGACCCAGAAGTAAACAGATAGATGCTAATGATCCACACTTTAAAACAACATACTATTAGCGATTTGGTATACTACAAGGAATAAGCCAATTTATGAACACACAGTTATCATAGGTAAGTACATTGATCAGTAACAATATATTGTCACCTATTCAAGCAGAACCTCTGCAGAAAACTAATCTAACACTATGTGACTAAGTCTAAAAATTTGGATTTATCCAAGTCCTTGTGTTAATTACAATGCCACAAACCCTCAGGGTTTAAGATTTTGTTCCAAATAAAACGTGACTTCAATTTCTAGCTAAATCTCAGTCATTCATTAAATGGAATTGAATAGGATACCTGAGTGATGAGTCAATCACTAGTTTCCAACTAGGAGGTTAATAAAGACTCTAGCAATGAATAATTGAGATTGTAGAGAAGCTTTTCCACTTAATTCAATCTAACTTCAAAACAAGATAATCACAAAGCAACAAAGAGGAGCTTCTCCACTTAATGCACTTAAAGTGTATCATCAGCAAattaaaagtaagataaaataaacaaaactcaaaatgCCCCCCTAAGTCCTAGGAACAGATGCTATAAATTTTGGATTTCCCCTTAACTTCGAGATTCTTCCAAAACCTTGCATGAATCTTCTCATCAAGAACATAGATTCCTGATAAGACCATCTGAAGACGAAGCCAGAGCCCCATCCCAATTTGCTTTACAATCATCAACACGTTTACATAGAAAACAGCAGATTGTTTGAGATGAACACCAAACTAGGCCATCAAACCAAATCCATTCACCAGGGGCCAAGATAAAACTTAGAAACTCTCTTAAGAGATTCTATCCAAATCAGCCATCAACTTTCATTGAATTTACAATccgaagaaagaaaatgatattgCTCTTTCTCCTCTCAACTACCTTAGCTTAGTTGTGCATTTAACTTTAAATTATTGTCCCAAACTAGCACTTCTTCTATTCACTATAATTTGTAGAAACTGTTATATCAGGACAGGTAGGTTATGGAATTATTCTACAATCAAAATGCATTCAACTCAAACATTCTTACAATTCTACGGTGCTTAACTTAATTTCtgagaaaataccaaaaatccTTCATCCATTGCTTCACATTCTAGAACGAGGAAATAACTCACTTAAAGGCACATTTCCAATTCTTAAGTTGCAAATGACCTTACTTTATAAACGAAAAATTCTACCCAGTTGCACACTTTTTGTATAACTGACTTAAACGGTACTTGCTCCTTCCACAAGAATGGGTGGAGGTGAGATCATAGGTTCATAACCCATTAGGTGCGTATGTAACTTGCCAATCAAAAAATAATCCTTCCTCCCCTCAATTATCTCTTCATTGTCTTCAACCTAGTCATTACTCATGACCAAAGTggaaaattttaggaaaattaagGACCAACATATTCTTTATGAACCTAATGTAACCATCTGGCTTAGCCTCTACACTCTTTTTCattgatataataaaaaataaaaataaataaacaaaatacataaagcTCACATTTTTCATTTACTTTCCCTCATTTTCTACCATCCTCTAAATAACTGaacagaaaatgaaaaagaaccAATACAAATCAGAATAGACCAATAATTTCCAGCTTAAGTTTTAGCTCTAAAAGTCCAATGTCCCACATTGCAAGACAATCTAAAAAACACCTTCCCACAATTAATCTCCAATTTATGTTCTTCTCTCACTCCCATTTTCTCAGAAACCAAACAATTCACAAACTAATTTTCatcctctttttttcctttctcagcCCTCAAAGTCCCAATGTCCCACATTACAAAACAATCTAAAAACCCCATCACTCCAAATacccatttttctcttcttttcttcccccCATTTTCCCAGCACCCAAACACAACACAAACTAATCTTCATCCTCATCAACTAACCATTCTTTTTCCTCAATAACTTCAACAAACCACACaccaaaacaataaacaaacaaaaatccaTGAAATTCAACACAAACAAAAGAAGGTAGTAGTACGGACCGATCATCTTGCCAATGAGAGTGAGTTCATCTTGAGCCTCCTCGATGAGCTCCTCGACCTGGCCACAACCGAGCTTCCTCTCGATGAGCTCCCAGTCCTTCTCTTCCTGGCAAACCTTGAGCCTGTGGCTGGTGAAGCTCTCCACGGCTTTTCTGTAACCCTCGTCCTCCGGCACCGCCTTGATCTCCTTCAGAGTCTTGGTGTACAAATCGATCAGAACCTCCCGCGCGTTCGGAACCACCTCCAGGCCCACGATCCCAGTCGTCTCTTTCACCTTCGCCAATAATGGCCGTGCGATCGCCCGCAGGAACATCCTCTCGTTTGTAAACTTTTGTGTTAAGTACCTAAAGGATCCACCAACTGTCTCAGGTGgtagtgtgtgtttggtttttgatgtgagggagggagagagagaaattgggCGAGTGAGAGAGAGTTGGGAGGTAGTGGACTGGTTCGGTTCGGTTCGGTTGGATTTTTACTGTGACTGCACTACAAGCTCCCACTCTTTGCCACCTCATATTGGCctcttaaaaatagaaaaaataaaaactttaaaattttttttaaaaataaattaaaaaaaaaaaaccccacattTTACCAAATTAATCCCAAAAGAAATTGTGCAAAAATCCATTTTGCTATGATAAGTCAATAACCATGTAAATTAGCTTTACAAATGCATATTTTAGATATGATTTGagataatgataaaaaaaattggtgagcaaattgtattttaatgaaatttagtgtaaaatagataatctgataTGAAGTGTGTAAAGACTTGATTCGTGACGAAGCGTAGCGgtgttgggctcgtacgtaaaaaggtccaaacaatatcatttgtagagcgtgggtttgaaaggctaggccttggtcaccagacggtaggttttccgtggtgttcatacatggttaaattttcttcacccctgaaATCTTtttcctggaggtgggctgggaggctcttcTTTCTGGCTATTTTTCTCAGCCTCTTTTTTGGCgcacctacctttttattatatagtccgtcttggttgatcctagccctccacttgttgatcaggcaTGTGCTTATTTTCTGTGttcatcccatcaaccgtcccctcttactttctattagttgctaggatcgaagtttacaccgtccaaacgtcttttctcattaatcggcTCTGGGCactggcaggtgcatttactgaggatgggacgcattttccttggtccaattttacaccctgcttccctgtgggccccattccactcacatccccttcagggagctgtttggggatagccttcaCTAACACATTGATTTTCCCATCGAAgttctggagtgccgaggacagggtagcttctcagccgttccccttaaCACCCCGGCCatcgatcattcgtcctcggcaagagGCCTCCTCGGCACAGGCCCTGGGCCTAGATAGAGTCTGGACCGGATTGTAAACTTCTCGAACCCACaaagtgttttttaaaaaaataaaaaaatatatatttatgataaaataaacaaaaaaatttcatgaattgataaatgtttttttaggattgtaattttttgaataatttttgtgCCACAAGTTCTATACGGAGTCTCTCCTTAATACTTAGTGCTTAGTATTAACCATCAATAGTAGGGTTTGTGGCCCATCACATAAATTTCTAAATCAACCAGGAATTTTACATAGTTTAACAATTTGAAGGTTCAACCATCAATATTGAATTATCTAGGAAACAATAAGTTAACAAGGTTAGTGACATGAGAAATTCCACATTTATTTATCATAATTGTTAAAGGTGGTATGTTTTGATTAAAGttcaataaaagtgatataaaTAGTAGATGTTTGTCAAATTATATTGTACAAATCACAACCTATCatcttaataaattataaatgtatatattttttagtaacTCTAACATTGTTCCTCTAGAGGAAGCATCCTCTCATACGGTTAGGAAATTAGTTGTGACTCTAAACTTATTGATCAATggttaaatgaaaattttactgAGTGTTGACTATTGAACCACCAACAGTAGAGTTTGTGGCCCTATTACTCAAatctctaatttattttattttttttccaaatccaTATTTCTTTCGTACCAAGCCAAAGGTTTACATACTTTAATATTTGAATGTTTTAAtactattttggaaaaaataagtTAACAAGTTTAGCGATAAaaacaaattacattttttaccACAACTTTTAAGGTGGTATGTTGTGATTAAAGTtctataaaagtgatatcaatagTAGATATTTGTCAAATTATAATTGTACTAATCACAACTTTTTACCTTAacatattatgaaaaaaaaatttaatcttaaaATAATTCCAGCATTGTTGCTCCTCCAGATAAAGCATCCCCTCGTAgtaataaaatgaatattagtattttataaAGGTAAAATATGAAgtctttataataaaaaaaattaacaattactATCTATCAGTCTTTTAAGTCACATTATTGTATGAATGGTTAAACAGTAATAAACACATAAATCTAAATAACATCACCCAATATTAATTTGGACTTGAAAGTGAATATTGGGTCCATTCACCATTGGGTTCATCCAATGACTGAGGCCCAATGTTTTGAAAGATTCAGTTTGTAGAGTATTTAAAATGATGTAATTTTAGCATGGGTTAATTTGACCCACTATGGCCGATGGCCCAACCACTGGAGAGAAAGCccaattttactttctttcttttttttaatgaaaatggcCCAGAAGAGTTTTGAACTACAAAAATGCTATTACCTAAACCCCCAGGGGGCCCAccccttttttaaaaatatttatacatatataatgcatttgttagacacaaaaaaaaaaaaaaaatgtcaaaattattattattattaattaatactagtatataaagtataaatatcttaaattttcttttgtaatataCAGAACATCATACTCTTGGCAAAACACGAAATACATAACCTAAAAAAGATGCTAATGCGGAGAGCGAGGCACAATATATTTACATGTATGCACTATGCAGTAAGTTTTATGTTGTGGACAAGATATAATGGGTaaagtttatattatttgaagaaaaaagaaatattacactcattgttatttttgtcattttttttaatacaagatagaaattatattctaacctaatctaatctaagtatatatgtgtgtgaagtttccCCCTGGAGATTTAAACCTTAGTTCTTATCTCGCACACCCTACAAATACTTATACTATGAAGTGACCATCAAGCCAAGGGTACAGAGTGGTCACCAAATATTTCTGTCATTAAATTACATAAGTACtaacaaaaccaaattttattaactccatgattgaaacttgaaagcacACTAAACTGACCTACGTTATTCAATACAGTGACCATCAAGCCAAGGGTACAGAGTGGTCACCAAATATTTCTGTCATTAAATTACATAAGTACtaacaaaaccaaattttattaactccatgattgaaacttgaaagcacACTAAACTGACCTACGTTATTCAATACAGTGGGAGAGGTGTTAGGAAAATTGATTTGTTTAAGAAAACGTCGACCTCATTTTCTGTATCTAACAGCTGATAATCACAACGTATGCCTGATATATTTATATCATCATATATGGTTGAGAGAGGTCTTAAGAATTTGGATGcattttatggtgtttaaaACCCCACTCTATGCCTTCCATTTCCATAtcccaacaaacaaaaactaattaaacaGCACTGAGATAACAGCGGTAGGAAAAGGTGACATAGTTGCAGCAGCTgaagaacattaaaaaaaaaaaaaaaaaatccgaacaGGTAAAGATCCAGATCCCTGGTATggtgaaatttatttttgttttatttgaaatttctcTTCATGAATTGTTAGTTTCTTCCCCTAATAatcttttgaaagtttaaatcaactttcttgatttttttttttttttttaaatcaagagTATAAAAGACTCAGGCATAATGTTCACGAAGCCTAGGCCTAATAAGAAAGTTGGTCAGGCATACTAAATTGGCCATATGagtatttctatttctattcaATGGTTACAACGAAAAAGAGGAGATTTAACTCTAAATGTTTgatatttctattaaaaacactaaaaaatgtcaattaatGAAGCTACAAAGCTTTTGACATGCCATCATATGAGTTTAATTTATCAGGGaacactttttctctcttgcaTTTTAGAAGGGCCTATAAGGCTCGCCTCCTTTCCTATAGCAAGTGATTCATTGAAATAAAATCTCGTACTTCTTACTTCTTACttcttataatctttttatatattatattatataatatataagcAAATGTCCGatcataattcaaaaaataatgtttattttctctaaaaaaaaaacttaaaaacctATATTTCATTTTCTATTCATGTCATATATAacaatttcctttaaaaatctTGATgctaattatattaaaaataagggaACTAGCTTGGGTCCAATACTTTTATTATATTGGACTTGTTAGAAAGCCAACATGTGTAAAACTTTTTTCACTTGTTCACATCCTAATGGGTCTCCTGCACAAGTTCACTAAACCCAATCCTTATCCTTAAATGAGTAACTTGCATTTAAAGCAAGAGACAAACCATATGGGTCTTGTAGTATCAATCAATTTTATTCctccaaacaataaaaataacaaacagAATATCAATGTCGATATTTCTAAAGTTGGATCAAGCCCTTATTGAGAAAAATAACTCAAAAcacttttcccttgtttttaaTTTGATCTGCTAATTattaattgtgtaaatttagcATTGATTTAATTCAACTACCAAAATCAAGCTAATATGAtctcatctttcttttatgtttcagtaaactttaaaaaaaaaaaaaaaatcttaaacttGGGGTTAAAAATGTTAGGAGCTTTATAGTTTAATTGATTGgaaatttcttgtattttcaAGACATCCAAAATTCAAGTCCCCCCTTCATTATAAAtgctgaattaaaaaaaatatataaataaaaacttgggGCCGGTTAAATAAAAACTGACCCTCAATATTTTGATTCAACATTAAAAGCCCCTAAGGGCTTTGCTTCTCCTTGTTCTTCTTCATACTCTTAACAGTTTCAGAAAGAGGGTTCAGATTGTGAATGGTTGGGTGGTTGCCCCTCTCTGAACCCAATGATTTCATCAACTTGCCCTTCAAATCAACCACCCATGACCCTTCTCTTCTAAACCCTACACCCAAAGATCAAtatcaaaaacattaaaagcCCCTGAACTTTGATTATTCTTTTATTGAAATTCCTATCTCCCTTCATTGAGAAAAAGCacgaggaagaaaagaaaagaaaagaaaagaaagaaagaaatatttaattaaattttaatttaaacaattcttaagtaaaatatattctaaaattattattttttgtttaaatgcagGGAGATGAAAATGGAATTGATGGaataataaacaatataaattaattaactatCTTATCTCTTTATTGTTTGGatatttcaaaagaaatgaataaaatgaacaataatcttatttgggagttgaatgaaaatgaatcttGTTCTGTCACTTTTTTAATAAGATTAgacaatgaaaaataaaaggtgcttattcaaaaaatagacacaaaaaaaaaaaattatgagaattagtaaaaatattaaaacagaTTCTTatggtatgcaattttttttctctcatattaAACTCCTAAACGTGGGAATAAAAGTAGAAttcttttctttccatgttATTGAATGTCTCTTCGTTCAAACAAgctattaagtaaaaaaaaaaaaaaaaaaaaaacggtttGGTTGGCTTGATTTCATAGTTTTCCAGACACTCCATATACATAATCATTCATCcgtttctcaaccaaaaaaaaaaaatcattcaccCATATTATTTTAAGGTTAATACTTGTTACCCAACACATTATAATTGAAAATATGACTTTAAGTCACAGTTTTAATTAATACTTGTTACATACACTACgcattataatttaaaatatgacTTTAAGTCACGTTTTAAGTTATAATGGACAATGTGTACAACAAAAGCTATtctttagggtttgtttggatagaacttattttgctaaaactgaaaacttaaaactgaaaatactgtagcaaaataatttttaaatgtgtgaatagtgctgtgggacccatttttaatgaaaaaattgataaaaaaatgaaatttgtgggttcaTGAATAGTGCACGGACCCACTGATTGAcagaaaagccaaaaaaaaggGCCAAACAGTACTCTACTGTTCGCTTGTCCCCTGAAAGTCTGAAACGCgtgtagaaaagaaaagaaaagaaaagaaaagaaaaaaaaaaaaaaaagcaaaacgcAAAACGCAAAAGTAACGTGGATCCAAACGCAAAAGTATCAATTTGGGAAGTGTATTTTGCGTGTTTCTCAATGGGTGCGTTCTTTTTAGTGGGATCCATAAGTACTTTTTTCAGCATAAACAACTTTAAAATCGGGTCTTACAGCACtgttcacatatttaaaaattattttactacagtgttttcagttttcaggaATAAATgatatccaaatagacccttattt contains the following coding sequences:
- the LOC115960956 gene encoding probable NADH dehydrogenase [ubiquinone] 1 alpha subcomplex subunit 5, mitochondrial; its protein translation is MFLRAIARPLLAKVKETTGIVGLEVVPNAREVLIDLYTKTLKEIKAVPEDEGYRKAVESFTSHRLKVCQEEKDWELIERKLGCGQVEELIEEAQDELTLIGKMIEWDPWGVPDDYECEIIENNAPVPKHVPLHRPGPLPEEFYKTLDAVTSQPKAAVTSGDAKLKE